Proteins encoded in a region of the Quercus lobata isolate SW786 chromosome 8, ValleyOak3.0 Primary Assembly, whole genome shotgun sequence genome:
- the LOC115956502 gene encoding G-type lectin S-receptor-like serine/threonine-protein kinase At4g27290 — MSTKECEAECLKNCSCTAYANSDIRGGNGCLIWFGDLIDIMGYSEENDISGYSEENPGQDIYIRLPASELSERKKEDVEVPSFDFTTIATATNKFSQANVIGAGGFGPVYKGNLCNGQDIAVKRLSKDSRQGLKEFKNEVVLIAKLQHRNLISLLGYCIQGDERMLIYEYMPNKSLNYFIFEQNESAMLAWPKRYEIVVGIVRGLLYLHQDSRLQLIHRDLKASNILLDINLNPKKSDFGLARTFGGDESEVKTDRVVGTYGYISPEYAVDGTFSVKSDVFSLGVLMLEIVSGKKNRKFFHPDHCHNLLGHAWLLWKEGRALELLFTCLEDLFPISFWSFCELG; from the exons ATGAGCACCAAGGAATGCGAGGCGGAGTGCTTGAAGAACTGTTCCTGTACAGCATATGCAAATTCAGATATTAGAGGAGGCAACGGTTGTTTGATCTGGTTTGgggatttgattgatattatggGGTACAGCGAAGAAAATGATATTAGTGGGTATTCAGAAGAAAATCCTGGGCAAGACATCTATATTCGACTGCCTGCTTCAGAACTTA gtgaaagaaagaaagaagacgTAGAGGTACCTTCATTTGATTTTACAACAATTGCTACCGCAACAAACAAATTCTCTCAAGCAAATGTGATTGGAGCTGGTGGATTTGGTCCTGTTTATAAG GGAAATCTATGTAATGGACAAGATATTGCTGTGAAGAGGCTGTCAAAGGATTCAAGACAAGGTCTTAAAGAGTTCAAGAATGAAGTTGTTCTCATTGCCAAACTTCAACATAGGAATCTTATCAGCCTTTTAGGCTACTGCATTCAAGGAGATGAAAGGATGTTAATCTATGAGTACATGCCCAACAAAAGCTtgaattatttcatttttg AACAAAATGAAAGTGCAATGCTGGCATGGCCAAAGCGTTATGAGATTGTTGTTGGGATTGTGCGAGGACTTCTCTATCTCCACCAGGACTCTAGACTTCAACTCATCCACAGGGATCTGAAAGCAAGCAATATTTTATTAGATATCaacttgaacccaaaaaaatcagattttggCTTAGCAAGAACTTTTGGAGGAGATGAAAGTGAAGTGAAGACAGATAGAGTTGTTGGAACATA CGGCTACATATCTCCTGAATATGCAGTTGATGGAACATTTTCAGTGAAATCTGATGTGTTTAGCTTGGGTGTGCTTATGTTAGAGATAGTGAGtggcaagaaaaatagaaagtttTTTCATCCAGATCACTGCCATAACCTTTTGGGACAT GCATGGTTGTTGTGGAAGGAGGGCAGGGCGTTGGAACTATTGTTTACCTGTTTAGAGGATCTTTTCCCGATCAGTTTCTGGAGTTTTTGCGAGCTGGGTTAA
- the LOC115957673 gene encoding S-locus-specific glycoprotein S13-like, which produces METLALPSLFYCLIAFSTFLQFCIAADTISSGQSISGNQTLVSSGQVFELGFFSSGNNKSRYLGIWYKKTPGILVWIANQNNPLTDASGVFTISNNGTLILLNQRNHTIWYSNLSRVAQTPVAQLLDSGNLVLEDSVTSSSKSYLWKSFDYPLNTWLPGMTIGKDMNNGVDRFLTSCRDSDIASPGDFTYKFDYKGLPQIILRRGSVKKFRTGLWNGVRFGGLPVPVNQYFVPILGLQKDVVGNLYEPKDKLNNMRITLSQSGLLQGILLKEGSSEWTIMNAIPNDLCDNYGQCGANSVCPSYKSYQSASVWKVSSPNHQKNGNSSFGRVDV; this is translated from the coding sequence ATGGAGACACTTGCTCTTCCCTCACTCTTTTATTGTCTCATTGCTTTCTCAACCTTCTTGCAATTCTGCATTGCAGCTGACACCATTAGTTCTGGGCAATCAATTAGCGGTAACCAGACACTAGTTTCCTCAGGCCAAGTTTTTGAGCTGGGCTTCTTCTCTTCAGGCAACAACAAGAGCAGATACTTGGGCATATGGTACAAGAAGACCCCAGGGATACTTGTGTGGATAGCGAACCAGAACAATCCACTCACAGATGCATCTGGAGTTTTCACTATCAGCAACAATGGAACGCTTATTCTTCTCAACCAAAGAAACCACACTATCTGGTATTCCAACTTGTCCAGGGTCGCACAGACACCAGTTGCTCAGCTTTTAGATTCTGGTAACCTTGTTCTTGAAGACAGTGTTACATCAAGCTCTAAAAGCTATCTGTGGAAGAGCTTTGATTACCCACTTAACACATGGTTACCAGGCATGACAATAGGAAAGGACATGAACAATGGTGTAGACCGATTTTTGACATCTTGCAGAGACTCAGATATTGCATCTCCTGGAGATTTTACatacaaatttgattataagGGGTTGCCTCAAATAATTCTTAGAAGGggttcagtaaaaaaattccgcACTGGACTATGGAATGGAGTTCGATTTGGTGGTCTTCCTGTGCCTGTTAATCAATATTTTGTTCCCATATTAGGACTTCAAAAGGACGTGGTGGGAAATTTATATGAACCTAAAGACAAGTTGAATAATATGAGGATAACATTGAGTCAGTCCGGCCTCCTGCAAGGCATTTTATTGAAGGAAGGAAGCAGTGAATGGACCATTATGAATGCAATTCCAAATGACTTGTGTGACAATTATGGGCAGTGTGGTGCCAATAGTGTTTGCCCAAGTTACAAATCATATCAATCTGCAAGTGTTTGGAAGGTTTCATCCCCAAATCACCAGAAGAATGGAAACAGCTCATTTGGTCGAGTGGATGTGTGA